From Vanrija pseudolonga chromosome 1, complete sequence, a single genomic window includes:
- the prtT_4 gene encoding Transcriptional activator of proteases prtT, whose translation MIVMAMTTRGSRVTDFCHRMKMKCIGKENPPCNRCRQSGHQCTFDGPRKSKASKVEDRLKVVEEQMSVVQSSLSELISLQRASLQHQQEHSGSRHGSHEPISRDRRRDDPYPVPQPILNVYEGRHSSSSFQPAATSSHPPPTQGYNPSPLRGEWSADGRPSSRSGVHRPPSQAEDNSGVPSDEDEDEPLEPSAVIFNNMLSLAEAARLKADGHYEKDSDLTPEEVKRQSLAKSRTHLFDYTVEGDERSRKRARLSGDAGSAHAKVMHLQRPDYIHPFPDPVEKGIVTEDEGRELFQTFMEGGLVYVPILQEDYDTWDSVRRRSPFLLSAMIGIGCKIRDSGKPPSDLQKKLKGHAESIGMNTLFTPVAQIEVLQGMILLASWGDTSWRPGGHAVRMGMDMGLYRCLPYLAQCGMGGGKPASELQEERPLVVGARCWLSLYKTEFEMAFNLGRPALFAAEDTIKHCRWFLEHPLSIQSDVRLVSTCELLTLRIPMHQPFSIWPSATRIPDIDDRIQEANDSFVTWFKHWDEHFTKIGVEKTTFMRESLLTQYSHAVLHTNCRILHGVRSRRDLSLLSERRVDQLKHALHCAETLVSMPLRSVGYKANFTKANHYTHVGVAFAARLMIRLASLMPEAVGDLAQIADDLEAVTDLLAAVPGYQFAQQIRDLIQRARRKHILPPASKRSTSPASGSAQQGGVAASEALRSPGGGPGKGRVKELASNAPSTAGDSVTAFTPPEGFPLDFFYAEQLFSTVPDLATNFEMPQLTATPGGAIEPVYNLDSWFPYPALDSDGSMNIGIQSGQPGTQLNQDLASGGRMIW comes from the exons GACTTTTGCCACCGCATGAAGATGAAGTGTATCGGAAAGGAGAACCCCCCGTGCAACCGCTGCAGGCAGTCGGGTCACCAGTGCACATTTGACGGCCCGCGCAAGTCCAAGGCATCCAAAGTGGAGGA CCGgctcaaggtcgtcgaggagcagaTGAGCGTCGTGCAGTCTTCCCTCTCCGAGCTCATCTCGCTCCAACGGGCGAGTCTGCAGCACCAGCAGGAGCATAGTGGATCGCGCCATGGGTCGCACGAACCGATTTCAAGAG accgccgccgcgacgaccccTACCCCGTCCCGCAACCCATCTTGAACGTCTACGAAGGAAGGcactcgtcgagctccttccAGCCGGCTGCCACATCCTCCCATCCTCCTCCGACGCAGGGTTACAACCCCTCGCCTCTCCGTGGAGAGTGGTCAGCTGACGGCCGCCCGTCTTCCCGCTCTGGCGTCCACCGTCCGCCCTCACAAGCCGAGGACAATTCCGGTGTGCCTtccgacgaggacgaagacgagccgctcgagcccTCGGCTGTCATCTTCAACAACATGCTCTCCTTAGCTGAGGCTGCGCGTCTCAAGGCCGATGGCCACTACGAGAAGGACAGCGACCTCACACCCGAAGAGGTCAAGCGCCAGAGCTTGGCCAAGAGCCGGACGCACCTCTTCGACTACACCGTCGAGGGGGATGAGCGCAGTCGCAAACGCGCAAGGTTGTCTGGCGACGCTGGGTCAGCACACGCCAAGGTCATGCACCTCCAGCGACCTGACTACATCCATCCGTTCCCCGACCCGGTCGAGAAGGGCATTGTGACGGAAGACGAGGGCCGCGAGTTGTTCCAAAC GTTCATGGAAGGCGGTCTCGTCTACGTCCCTATCCTGCAGGAGGACTATGACACCTGGGACAGTGTCCGCCGTCGATCGCCATTCCTCCTCAGTGCAATGATTGGCATTGGCTGCAAGATTCGTGACTCGGGCAAGCCCCCCAGCGATCTGCAGAAGAAGCTGAAGGGACATGCCGAGTCGATCG GTATGAACACACTCTTCACGCCTGTGGCACAGATCGAGGTGCTCCAGGGGATGA TCTTGCTTGCATCCTGGGGCGATACCAGCTGGCGTCCTGGAGGTCACGCCGTCCGCATGGG CATGGACATGGGACTCTATCGCTGCCTTCCTTACCTCGCCCAGTGCgggatgggcggcggcaagcctGCTTCCGAGCTTCAGGAGGAGCGCCCGCTCGTGGTTGGTGCAAGGTGCTGGCTCTCG CTGTACAAGACAGAGTTTGAAATGGCGTTCAACCTGGGCAGACCAGCCTTGTTCGCCGCCGAAGACACAATCAAGCACTGCCGCTGGTTCCTCGAGCACCCCCTCTCGATCCAGTCGGATGTGCGGCTCGTCTCCACGTGTGAACTGCTCACACTGCGAA TTCCGATGCACCAGCCATTCTCCATCTGGCCAAGTGCGACACGGATTCCCGACATCGACGACAGAATCCAGGAGGCCAATGATAGCTTTGTAACGTGGTTCAAGCATTGGGATGAGCATTTCA CAAAAATCGGTGTTGAGAAAACGACCTTTATGCGTGAAAGCC TGTTGACCCAGTACTCCCATGCGGTGCTGCACACCAACTGTCGCATTCTCCACGGAGTACGATCACGCCGTGACCTGTCTCTCCTCTCGGAGCGCAGAGTCGACCAGCTGAAGCATGCCTTGCACTGCGCGGAGACCCTTGTCAGCATGCCTCTCCGCAGCGTCGGCTACAAGGCAAACTTCACGAAGG CCAACCACTACACCCACGTCGGTGTCGCCTTCGCGGCCCGCCTCATGATCCGCCTTGCGTCTCTGATGCCTGAGGCTGTTGGCGACCTTGCCCAGATCGCCGATGACCTGGAGGCCGTAACCGATCTCTTGGCTGCTG TCCCTGGCTATCAGTTTGCTCAGCAGATCCGCGACCTGatccagcgcgcgcgacgcaaGCACATCCTGCCCCCCGCGTCCAAGCGATCGACATCGCCCGCCTCGGGTTCTGCTCAACAAGGTGGGGTCGCGGCATCAGAGGCCCTGCGGTCGCCCGGTGGTGGTCCTGGAAAAGGCCGTGTGAAGGAACTCGCGAGCAACGCTCCGTCCACCGCTGGCGACTCTGTCACGGCATTCACTCCCCCCGAAGGGTTCCCTCTCGACTTCTTCTACGCCGAGCAGTTATTCAGCACAGTGCCGGATCTCGCAACT AACTTTGAAATGCCCCAACTGACCGCCACGCCTGGCGGCGCCATCGAGCCAGTGTACAACCTCGACTCGTGGTTCCCGTACCCGGCTCTCGACTCGGACGGTTCAATGAACATTGGCATCCAGAGTGGCCAGCCGGGCACGCAGCTCAACCAGGACCTGGCAAGTGGAGGCAGGATGATCTGGTAA